A window from Nycticebus coucang isolate mNycCou1 chromosome X, mNycCou1.pri, whole genome shotgun sequence encodes these proteins:
- the LOC128577647 gene encoding casein kinase I-like: MASSSSKAEFIVGGKYKLVRKIGSGSFGDIYLAINITSGEEVAVKLESQKVRCPLLLYESKLYKVLQGGVGIPHIRWYGQEKEYNILVMDLLGPSLEDLFNYCSRRFTMKTVLMLADQMISRIEYVHSKNFIHRDIKPDNFLMGIRHHCRLNQLFLIDFGLAKKYRDNRTGQHIPYREDKNLTGTARYASINAHLGIEQSRRDDVESLGYVLMYFNRTSLPWQGLKAVTKKQQYEKISEMKMSTPVEVLCKGFPEEFSMYLNYCRGLRFEETPDYMYLRQLFRILFRTLNLQYDYVFDWTTLKQKAVQQTASSSGQGQQAQPPVAKQTDKTKSNVKGF, encoded by the exons ATGGCGAGCAGCAGTTCCAAAGCCGAATTCATTGTCGGAGGGAAGTACAAACTGGTTCGGAAGATCGGGTCTGGCTCCTTCGGGGACATTTATCTGGCAATCAACATCACCAGTGGCGAGGAAGTGGCAGTGAAATTAGAATCTCAAAAAGTCAGGTGTCCATTGTTGTTGTATGAGAGCAAACTCTATAAGGTTCTTCAAGGTGGGGTTGGCATCCCCCATATACGGTGGTATGGTCAGGAAAAAGAGTACAATATACTGGTCATGGATCTTCTGGGGCCAAGCCTTGAAGACCTCTTTAATTACTGTTCAAGGAGATTCACCATGAAAACTGTACTCATGTTAGCCGACCAGATGATCAGTAGAATTGAATATGTACATTCAAAGAATTTTATACACCGAGATATTAAACCAGATAATTTTCTGATGGGTATTAGACATCACTGTA GATTAAACCAGCTATTCCTTATTGATTTTGGTTTAGCCAAAAAGTACAGAGACAACAGGACAGGACAACACATACCATATAGAGAGGATAAAAACCTCACTGGCACTGCTCGATATGCTAGCATCAATGCACATCTTGGTATTGAGCAGAGTCGTCGAGATGATGTGGAATCATTAGGATATGTTTTGATGTATTTTAATAGAACCAGCCTGCCATGGCAAGGTCTAAAAgctgtaacaaaaaaacagcaataTGAAAAGATAAGTGAAATGAAGATGTCCACTCCTGTTGAAGTTTTATGTAAGGGGTTTCCTGAAGAATTTTCCATGTATTTAAACTATTGTCGTGGGCTGCGCTTTGAAGAAACCCCAGATTACATGTATCTCAGGCAGCTATTCCGCATTCTTTTTAGGACCCTGAACTTACAATATGACTATGTATTTGACTGGACCACTTTAAAGCAGAAAGCTGTGCAGCAGACAGCCTCTTCCAGTGGGCAGGGTCAGCAGGCCCAACCCCCCGTAGCCAAGCAAACTGACAAAACCAAGAGTAATGTGAAAGGTTTCTAA